A region from the Streptosporangium sp. NBC_01756 genome encodes:
- a CDS encoding DUF998 domain-containing protein: MLALKRLYPLVACAGIVMAAVATVVGQLDPDPHLDPLNLTIGEYAVLDRGGAVELAMASLGVGSFALVAGLRAARASVGVAAERLMLAWSTALVVIAVMPATAPMYDYVSVAAFVTVFVSMPVAGALMVTRFQQDERWRAVARPVEWLALAGGFGLLAITYVALPGGQVLIGLAERVLLGAEVALVGVLAVRLSQLTWMRAVRLSQPVWTRATARASRAALSGLVSEHDYFMTGHK, from the coding sequence ATGCTCGCGTTGAAGAGGCTCTACCCGCTGGTCGCCTGCGCCGGGATCGTGATGGCCGCGGTGGCCACGGTCGTCGGCCAGCTCGACCCGGACCCCCACCTGGACCCGCTCAACCTGACGATCGGCGAGTACGCGGTGCTGGACCGGGGAGGGGCCGTCGAGCTCGCCATGGCGTCCCTGGGGGTGGGGTCCTTCGCCCTGGTCGCGGGCCTGCGGGCGGCCAGGGCGTCGGTCGGCGTGGCGGCGGAGCGGCTGATGCTGGCGTGGAGCACGGCGCTGGTCGTCATCGCGGTCATGCCGGCCACCGCTCCGATGTATGACTACGTGTCGGTCGCCGCTTTCGTCACCGTGTTCGTCTCCATGCCTGTGGCGGGCGCGCTGATGGTGACGCGGTTCCAGCAGGACGAGCGGTGGCGGGCGGTGGCCAGGCCGGTCGAGTGGCTGGCGCTGGCCGGCGGGTTCGGGCTGCTGGCGATCACCTACGTGGCGCTCCCCGGCGGCCAGGTGCTGATCGGCCTCGCCGAGCGGGTGCTGCTCGGCGCCGAGGTCGCCCTGGTCGGCGTGCTGGCCGTACGGCTGTCGCAGCTGACCTGGATGCGGGCCGTACGGCTGTCGCAGCCGGTCTGGACGCGGGCCACCGCTCGCGCCTCACGCGCCGCTTTGAGCGGACTTGTCTCAGAGCATGACTATTTCATGACAGGTCACAAATAG
- a CDS encoding sensor histidine kinase, which produces MASSKSIRFKISVLVAIPLASLVALWGFAATVTVGDSVSLLEVTTLYDSFGAPGDTLNSALQREHLLSAEYMASRSDANRATLAGQRVVTDQARERFRKATTSASAQSAMSAEMRARFDELTSRVNALDTVRAKIDSGRIGPIALVNDFSTVPDALNRLFTAMSLSNDLPLYRQSRGLSVIVYAKDFLGRERALAAGVLARGRPLAGSELRLFTQLSTKRLFLMDQALPELAPELRRPFDELTDSQLYDRFTGLEERLLAGARVSPTDWRAASDALEAAYQRSVTAAGVALYDRATPDAVATFAKAGIAGVLGLVAVIASLMVSYRVGRGLTRELAGLRGAAAELAEVRLPQVMEKLRRGERVDMAAEAPSLKPLGSTAEVHDVAAAFDSVQHRAVNAAVEQARLRDGVAQSFRNLARRSQSLLQRQLKLLDGMQKQAEDPDALENLFRLDHLTTRMRRHAEGLVILSGGAAGRKWRSSVLMEDVLRGAAAQVEDYARVRIYPMPGTTLVGSAVADMMHLFAEIIENATVFSPPGGEVSVRGELVGRGFTIEIEDRGLGLTAEKRAAINERLASPPELDPAETDRLGFAVVGLLAARYKIGVTLRTSPYGGTGVVILLPESLLGDPEPVEPAEPALREITGGAEPVERLRAVAPRPPAESPAPAPADLWKSPRRVNGGLPRRVRQAAISPRLRQDPSPAAEPAARSPEEARALLSSLQAGWRRGRSDGEDGGGEP; this is translated from the coding sequence ATGGCATCGAGCAAGTCCATCCGGTTCAAGATCTCGGTGCTGGTGGCCATCCCTCTCGCCTCGCTGGTCGCCCTGTGGGGCTTCGCGGCGACCGTCACCGTCGGCGACTCGGTGAGTCTGCTCGAAGTCACCACGCTCTACGACTCCTTCGGCGCGCCCGGTGACACGCTGAACAGTGCGCTGCAGCGTGAGCACCTGCTGTCGGCCGAGTACATGGCGAGCCGATCGGACGCCAACCGCGCCACCCTCGCCGGGCAGCGCGTCGTCACCGACCAGGCCCGCGAACGCTTCCGGAAGGCGACCACCTCCGCGTCGGCCCAGTCGGCCATGAGCGCGGAGATGAGGGCCCGCTTCGACGAGTTGACGAGCCGTGTGAACGCGCTCGACACGGTCCGGGCCAAGATCGACAGCGGCCGGATAGGGCCGATCGCCCTCGTCAACGACTTCTCCACGGTGCCCGACGCCCTGAACCGGCTCTTCACCGCCATGAGCCTCAGCAACGACCTGCCGCTCTACCGGCAGTCGCGTGGCCTGTCCGTGATCGTCTACGCCAAGGACTTCCTCGGTCGTGAGCGGGCGCTCGCCGCCGGGGTGCTGGCACGTGGCCGCCCGCTGGCGGGGAGCGAGCTGCGCCTGTTCACGCAGCTGTCCACCAAGCGGCTCTTCCTCATGGACCAGGCTCTTCCGGAGCTGGCACCGGAGCTGCGCCGGCCCTTCGACGAGCTGACCGACTCACAGCTGTACGACAGGTTCACCGGCCTGGAGGAGCGCCTGCTGGCTGGGGCTCGCGTGTCGCCCACCGACTGGCGGGCCGCCAGCGACGCCCTGGAAGCCGCCTACCAGAGATCCGTGACGGCGGCCGGTGTCGCCCTCTACGACCGCGCGACGCCGGACGCCGTGGCGACCTTCGCCAAGGCGGGCATCGCCGGCGTGCTCGGACTCGTCGCGGTCATCGCGTCGCTGATGGTCTCCTACCGGGTGGGCAGGGGGCTCACCAGGGAGCTCGCCGGTCTGCGGGGGGCGGCCGCGGAGCTGGCGGAGGTACGGCTGCCGCAGGTCATGGAGAAGCTGCGCCGCGGCGAACGCGTGGACATGGCGGCCGAGGCCCCCTCGCTGAAACCGCTGGGCAGCACGGCGGAGGTCCACGACGTCGCCGCCGCCTTCGACAGCGTCCAGCATCGCGCCGTGAACGCGGCCGTGGAGCAGGCCAGACTGCGCGATGGTGTCGCCCAGTCCTTCCGCAACCTCGCCCGGCGGAGTCAGTCCCTGCTGCAGCGCCAGCTCAAGCTGCTCGACGGAATGCAGAAGCAGGCCGAGGATCCCGACGCGCTGGAGAACCTGTTCCGGCTCGACCACCTCACCACCCGCATGCGCCGCCATGCCGAGGGCCTGGTGATCCTCTCCGGTGGCGCCGCAGGCCGCAAGTGGCGCTCCTCGGTCCTGATGGAGGACGTACTGCGCGGCGCCGCCGCCCAGGTCGAGGACTACGCCCGGGTGCGGATCTACCCGATGCCCGGCACCACCCTGGTCGGCAGTGCGGTGGCGGACATGATGCACCTGTTCGCCGAGATCATCGAGAACGCCACGGTCTTCTCACCGCCCGGGGGCGAAGTGTCGGTCCGGGGCGAGCTCGTGGGACGCGGCTTCACCATCGAGATCGAGGACAGGGGACTCGGACTGACCGCCGAGAAGCGTGCCGCGATCAACGAGCGCCTGGCCAGCCCGCCGGAGCTCGACCCGGCCGAGACCGACCGGCTCGGATTCGCGGTGGTCGGCCTGCTGGCCGCTCGGTACAAGATCGGCGTGACGCTGCGGACCTCGCCGTACGGCGGGACCGGCGTGGTCATCCTGCTGCCGGAGTCCCTGCTGGGCGACCCGGAACCGGTCGAGCCGGCGGAGCCGGCGCTGCGGGAGATCACCGGGGGCGCCGAGCCGGTGGAGCGTCTGCGGGCCGTCGCGCCCCGACCGCCCGCGGAGTCTCCGGCGCCGGCCCCCGCGGATCTGTGGAAGTCGCCGCGGCGTGTCAACGGCGGGTTGCCCCGCCGGGTGCGTCAGGCCGCCATCTCGCCGCGGTTGCGGCAGGATCCGTCTCCGGCCGCCGAGCCGGCGGCGCGGTCTCCTGAGGAGGCACGGGCGCTGCTGAGCTCTCTGCAGGCGGGATGGCGGCGCGGGAGGTCGGACGGGGAAGACGGCGGTGGGGAGCCGTGA
- the xylB gene encoding xylulokinase, with protein sequence MTLVAGVDSSTQSCKVVIRDAATGALVRQGRAAHPDGTEVDPAAWWSALQEAIAQAGGLDDVAAMSVGAQQHGMVCLDSSGAVVRDALLWNDTRSAGAARDLVAELGGPAGWAEAVGSVPVASFTVTKLRWLAEHEPGNARRTARVCLPHDWLTWRLGGESVTDRGDASGTGYWSPATGSYRTDLLKMAFGSVPELPRVLGPRDPAGELRVPGSSRPVRLAAGTGDNMAAALGVGALPGDVVVSIGTSGTAFAVAEGPSADPTGAVAGFADATGRFLPLVCTLNAARVLDAAARLLGVDLDRLGQLALQAPAGADGLVCVPYLEGERTPNLPAATGSLHGLTLGTSTPAHLARAAVEGMLCHLADALDALGLDPARVLLIGGGARSEAVRRIAPMVFGRPVVVPRPGEYVADGAARQAAWLLDGGDEPPVWEAAGAERFEADATPAVRARYAEVRDAQIHDGR encoded by the coding sequence ATGACTCTCGTGGCCGGGGTCGACTCGTCGACCCAGAGCTGCAAGGTGGTGATCAGGGACGCCGCGACCGGAGCCCTGGTGCGGCAGGGGCGCGCGGCCCATCCGGACGGGACCGAGGTCGACCCGGCCGCCTGGTGGTCGGCGCTCCAGGAGGCGATCGCGCAGGCGGGCGGGCTGGACGACGTCGCGGCGATGAGCGTCGGCGCCCAGCAGCACGGCATGGTCTGCCTGGACTCCTCCGGCGCCGTCGTGCGGGACGCGCTGCTGTGGAACGACACCCGCTCCGCCGGGGCGGCCCGGGACCTGGTGGCGGAGCTGGGCGGGCCGGCCGGGTGGGCCGAGGCGGTCGGCAGCGTGCCGGTCGCGTCGTTCACGGTGACCAAGCTGCGCTGGCTGGCCGAGCACGAGCCCGGCAACGCCCGCCGTACGGCCAGGGTGTGCCTGCCGCACGACTGGCTCACCTGGCGGCTGGGCGGGGAGTCGGTGACGGACCGGGGTGACGCGTCCGGGACCGGATACTGGTCGCCCGCGACCGGCTCCTACCGGACCGACCTCCTCAAGATGGCCTTCGGTTCCGTCCCCGAGCTGCCGCGCGTACTGGGTCCCCGCGACCCGGCGGGCGAACTGCGCGTCCCCGGTTCCTCCCGGCCGGTACGGCTCGCCGCCGGGACCGGGGACAACATGGCCGCGGCTCTCGGGGTGGGCGCCCTGCCGGGCGACGTGGTCGTGTCGATCGGCACCTCGGGGACGGCGTTCGCGGTCGCCGAGGGTCCGAGCGCCGATCCCACCGGCGCCGTGGCCGGGTTCGCGGACGCCACCGGGCGGTTCCTGCCGCTGGTGTGCACGCTCAACGCGGCCCGGGTGCTCGACGCCGCCGCCCGGCTGCTCGGGGTCGACCTCGACCGGCTCGGCCAGCTCGCCCTGCAGGCCCCGGCCGGGGCGGACGGCCTCGTCTGCGTGCCGTACCTGGAGGGCGAGCGGACTCCGAACCTGCCGGCCGCCACCGGTTCGCTGCACGGGCTGACCCTGGGCACCTCGACCCCCGCCCACCTGGCCAGGGCCGCGGTGGAGGGCATGCTCTGCCACCTGGCGGACGCCCTCGACGCCCTCGGGCTGGACCCGGCCCGGGTGCTGCTCATCGGAGGCGGTGCCAGGTCGGAGGCCGTACGGCGGATCGCCCCGATGGTCTTCGGACGGCCGGTGGTCGTCCCGCGGCCCGGGGAGTACGTCGCGGACGGGGCGGCCAGGCAGGCCGCCTGGCTGCTCGACGGCGGCGACGAGCCTCCGGTCTGGGAGGCGGCCGGGGCGGAGCGCTTCGAGGCCGACGCCACACCTGCCGTGCGAGCTCGCTACGCCGAGGTCCGTGACGCCCAGATCCACGACGGGCGCTGA
- the xylA gene encoding xylose isomerase has product MSDYTPTPQDRFTFGLWTVGWQARDQFGDASRAPLDPVESVHRLAELGAYGVTFHDDDLLAVEPDRDRAVERFKKALAETGMKVPMATTNLFTHPVFKDGGFTSNDREVRRYALRKVMRNLDLAAELGATTYVCWGGREGAESGAAKDIRAALSRYKEGMDLLTSYVIDKGYDIRFAIEPKPNEPRGDILLPTVGHALAFINELEHSELVGLNPEVGHEEMAGLNFAHGIAQALWHGKLFHIDLNGQHGTRYDQDLVFGHGDVKNAFFLVDLLENGGYDGPRHFDYKPLRTEDAEDVWVSAAANMRTYLILKEKVKAFRADPEVAEALAASRVAELSEPTLAPGETLEDLHRDDFDVERAAARGFHFSRLNQLAMEHLLGVRG; this is encoded by the coding sequence ATGAGCGACTACACGCCCACGCCCCAGGACCGCTTCACCTTCGGACTGTGGACCGTGGGCTGGCAGGCCCGTGACCAGTTCGGAGACGCGAGCCGCGCTCCGCTCGACCCGGTGGAGAGCGTCCACCGGCTCGCCGAGCTCGGCGCGTACGGGGTCACCTTCCACGACGACGACCTGCTGGCCGTCGAGCCGGACCGGGACAGGGCCGTCGAGCGCTTCAAGAAGGCCCTGGCCGAGACGGGGATGAAGGTCCCGATGGCCACCACCAACCTCTTCACCCATCCGGTCTTCAAGGACGGCGGGTTCACCAGCAACGACCGCGAGGTCCGCCGCTACGCCCTGCGCAAGGTGATGCGCAACCTCGACCTGGCCGCCGAGCTCGGCGCGACCACCTACGTCTGCTGGGGCGGGCGGGAGGGTGCCGAGTCCGGCGCCGCCAAGGACATCAGAGCCGCGCTCAGCCGATACAAGGAGGGCATGGACCTGCTCACCTCCTACGTGATCGACAAGGGCTACGACATCAGGTTCGCCATCGAGCCCAAGCCGAACGAGCCGCGCGGCGACATCCTGCTCCCGACCGTCGGCCACGCGCTGGCGTTCATCAACGAGCTGGAGCACTCCGAGTTGGTCGGTCTCAACCCCGAGGTCGGCCACGAGGAGATGGCCGGGCTCAACTTCGCGCACGGCATCGCGCAGGCGCTCTGGCACGGCAAGCTGTTCCACATCGACCTCAACGGCCAGCACGGCACCCGGTACGACCAGGACCTGGTCTTCGGCCACGGCGACGTGAAGAACGCGTTCTTCCTGGTGGACCTGCTGGAGAACGGCGGCTACGACGGCCCCCGCCACTTCGACTACAAGCCGCTGCGCACCGAGGACGCCGAGGACGTCTGGGTCTCGGCCGCGGCCAACATGCGCACCTACCTGATCCTGAAGGAGAAGGTGAAGGCGTTCCGCGCCGACCCGGAGGTCGCCGAGGCGCTCGCCGCCAGCAGGGTCGCCGAGCTGTCGGAGCCCACGCTGGCCCCCGGCGAGACGCTGGAGGACCTGCACCGCGACGACTTCGACGTCGAGCGGGCCGCCGCGCGCGGCTTCCACTTCTCCCGGCTGAACCAGCTCGCCATGGAGCACCTCCTCGGAGTCCGCGGATGA
- a CDS encoding ROK family transcriptional regulator, producing the protein MTQAVRHDSMRARNLGVVLGEVRRSGPITRAALAEITGLTKTTVSKMVGDLLDAGMVTESGALRDGERGRPGTAIDLSGERVAALGLEINVDYLSACVVDLTLSVRLRCAQAVDNHTATPVETLSHLQKLAHKAVDEARSQGLTIAGSALAVPGPVDGGLLHSAPNLGWHDVRVSDLLDFPVEVENEANLAALGELWFGSGAGDFLHVSGEIGIGAGLVVGGALFRGARGLAGELGHVVVSPDGPACRCGGRGCLEQYAGQEALLRAAGLGEPPGPDGQAGAAGTAGSGGVAGAAGALGPGGTAGPDGVAGPGGVAGPGGTAGVAGGIPELVERLRAGEAGALRACDRAGRALGVALTSTVHLMDPGTIVLGGIFAPLFPWIHGPAHDTMTARLATMRHAVPELTVSRLGGDAATLGAAGQVIHRIIADPGAHLAAARTPTAPR; encoded by the coding sequence ATGACACAGGCCGTACGCCATGACTCGATGCGCGCCCGCAACCTCGGCGTGGTCCTCGGCGAGGTCCGCCGGAGCGGGCCGATCACCCGTGCGGCACTGGCCGAGATCACCGGACTGACCAAGACCACGGTGTCCAAGATGGTCGGCGACCTGCTCGACGCGGGCATGGTCACCGAGTCGGGTGCGTTGCGGGACGGCGAGCGGGGGCGTCCGGGCACCGCGATCGACCTCAGCGGAGAGCGGGTCGCGGCCCTCGGTCTGGAGATCAACGTCGACTACCTGTCCGCGTGCGTCGTGGACCTCACGCTCTCGGTACGGCTGCGCTGTGCACAGGCTGTGGACAACCACACTGCCACGCCTGTGGAAACCCTTTCCCACCTGCAGAAACTTGCCCACAAAGCTGTGGATGAAGCACGTTCCCAAGGTCTCACCATCGCCGGATCCGCCCTCGCCGTCCCCGGCCCCGTGGACGGCGGGCTCCTGCACTCGGCCCCGAACCTCGGCTGGCACGACGTCCGCGTGAGCGACCTGCTGGACTTCCCCGTGGAGGTGGAGAACGAGGCCAACCTGGCCGCGCTGGGCGAGCTCTGGTTCGGCTCCGGGGCAGGCGACTTCCTCCACGTGTCCGGGGAGATCGGCATCGGCGCCGGCCTGGTGGTCGGCGGCGCCCTTTTCCGCGGCGCCCGGGGCCTGGCCGGAGAGCTCGGCCACGTGGTCGTCTCCCCCGACGGCCCCGCCTGCCGCTGCGGCGGACGGGGCTGCCTGGAACAGTACGCGGGCCAGGAGGCCCTCCTGCGGGCCGCAGGGCTCGGCGAGCCGCCCGGACCGGACGGGCAGGCCGGAGCAGCCGGGACCGCCGGATCAGGCGGGGTGGCCGGCGCGGCGGGAGCGCTCGGGCCGGGAGGAACGGCCGGACCGGATGGAGTGGCCGGACCGGGTGGAGTGGCCGGACCGGGTGGGACGGCCGGCGTCGCAGGCGGCATCCCCGAACTCGTGGAACGCCTCCGGGCGGGCGAAGCCGGCGCGCTGCGCGCCTGCGATCGTGCCGGGCGGGCACTCGGCGTGGCGCTCACCTCCACGGTCCACCTGATGGATCCCGGGACGATCGTGCTGGGCGGCATCTTCGCTCCGCTGTTCCCGTGGATCCACGGCCCCGCTCACGACACGATGACCGCCCGGCTGGCCACGATGCGCCATGCCGTCCCCGAGCTCACGGTCTCCCGGCTCGGCGGCGACGCCGCGACCCTGGGCGCCGCCGGGCAGGTCATCCACCGGATCATCGCCGACCCCGGCGCCCACCTGGCCGCGGCCAGGACGCCCACCGCCCCGCGCTGA